One Lepisosteus oculatus isolate fLepOcu1 chromosome 13, fLepOcu1.hap2, whole genome shotgun sequence genomic region harbors:
- the LOC107079227 gene encoding uncharacterized protein, which yields MRSPAMAILSFLIFFFKGVLTDVISQPHLSVTAQLGNSVILPCFIVQTRPMTLAWLKQDFGQTPKYIVTLPKFSEKPEFHRELNQSFSDRFKVRKTATSFTLTILNIQSADSALYYCGAFMYKQVAIGNGTLLLLKGSELISRSVVLQPLSLSVQPGDNVTLQCTIHTETCAGVHSVYWFRHGSGESLPGIIYTHGNRSDQCNRSFEAGFPTQSCVYNLPKRNLSLSDAGTYYCAVAICGEILFGNGLEITGHSQVPAERTLSHNTLSETTSCQNPQIRTETYTALAFNETRAKHTKTRKEQEGRVIYSQVHFQARNDKK from the exons ATGAGATCACCAGCAATGGCAatcctcagttttcttatttttttcttcaaag GAGTTCTCACAGATGTTATATCTCAGCCTCATCTCTCTGTGACTGCTCAGCTTGGAAACTCTGTCATTCTTCCATGCTTTATTGTCCAGACCCGTCCAATGACATTAGCTTGGCTCAAGCAAGACTTTGGACAAACACCTAAATACATAGTGACACTACCCAAATTTTCAGAGAAGCCTGAATTCCACAGAGAATTAAATCAATCATTCAGCGATCGTTTCAAAGTACGGAAAACAGCTACGAGCTTCACCCTCACAATTTTGAATATCCAGTCAGCAGACTCAGCTCTGTATTACTGCGGAGCCTTCATGTACAAACAGGTAGCTATAGGAAATGGAACTCTCCTGTTACTGAAAG gttcAGAATTGATAAGTAGGAGTGTTGTCCTGcagcctctgtctctctcagtccaGCCAGGAGATAATGTGACTCTGCAGTGTACAATACACACTGAGACCTGTGCAGGAGTGCACAGTGTTTATTGGTTCAGACATGGATCAGGAGAATCCCTTCCAGGAATAATTTACACACATGGGAACAGGAGTGATCAGTGTAACAGGAGTTTTGAGGCTGGATTTCCTACACAGAGCTGTGTCTATAACCTCCCCAAGAGGAACCTCAGCCTCTCTGATGCTGGAACTTACTACTGTGCTGTGGCCATATGTGGGGAGATCCTGTTTGGGAATGGGCTGGAGATTACAG GACATTCCCAGGTACCAGCTGAGCGGACTCTCTCCCACAACACACTTTCAGAAACCACCAGCTGTCAg AATCCTCAGATAAGAACAGAAACCTACACTGCCTTGGCTTTTAATGAAACTAGAGctaaacacacaaaaacaaggAAGGAGCAGGAGGGAAGAGTAATATACAGTCAAGTCCATTTTCAGGCAAGAAATGAcaagaagtaa